One genomic region from Spirosoma sp. KCTC 42546 encodes:
- a CDS encoding anti-sigma regulatory factor translates to MLTILNKDSMAITREQDVVPCRNRVKEVAVKIGMGLVNQTKLITAASELARNMLRYANGGEVLIEVVSKGRESGVRLTFTDKGPGIADISLAMQDGYSTGKSLGLGLPGTKRLVNEFDLKSTLGQGTTITILKWKNG, encoded by the coding sequence ATGCTGACGATACTGAATAAAGACAGTATGGCCATTACCCGGGAGCAGGATGTTGTTCCGTGTCGTAATCGCGTAAAAGAAGTAGCCGTAAAAATTGGAATGGGCCTTGTTAACCAAACGAAGCTCATTACAGCCGCCAGTGAGTTAGCCCGAAACATGCTTCGTTACGCCAATGGTGGCGAGGTACTGATTGAAGTGGTTAGCAAAGGGCGCGAGTCGGGCGTACGCTTGACCTTCACAGATAAGGGACCCGGTATTGCCGATATTAGCCTGGCCATGCAGGATGGCTATTCTACCGGAAAAAGCCTGGGTTTAGGGTTACCCGGTACCAAACGGCTGGTGAACGAGTTTGACCTTAAAAGTACGCTTGGACAGGGAACAACAATTACCATTTTAAAATGGAAGAATGGATAA
- a CDS encoding STAS domain-containing protein, producing the protein MEKIPILRMGPFLLVTIQVDLYDRLALNLETDLIGMVHKTGARGVLIDISAVSIVDSFMGRILGNIASMTRVLDAETVVVGMQPAVAITLIELGLSLSGVYTALDVERGMSLLQTKLGPTDELADDDDADDTE; encoded by the coding sequence ATGGAAAAAATACCTATCCTCCGAATGGGTCCCTTTCTGCTGGTCACCATTCAGGTTGATTTATATGACCGGCTGGCGTTAAACCTGGAGACTGATTTGATCGGTATGGTCCACAAAACAGGAGCACGGGGTGTACTGATCGATATTTCGGCCGTATCAATTGTCGACTCGTTCATGGGTCGGATTTTAGGCAATATTGCCAGTATGACTCGGGTGCTGGATGCCGAAACCGTTGTGGTTGGTATGCAGCCAGCCGTAGCTATTACCCTGATCGAATTAGGATTATCACTCAGTGGCGTGTACACCGCACTCGACGTAGAACGAGGGATGAGTCTGTTGCAAACAAAGCTTGGCCCAACTGACGAACTAGCGGATGACGACGATGCTGACGATACTGAATAA
- a CDS encoding M1 family aminopeptidase, with product MFLHIFTFEIRYWLRQPMVYVFLLVNVLMFTWAGASDDLTIGGTFGNIYKNAPYVVQNHYGIWCVFALLMTTAFVQSAAVRDFTYKTSQIVFSSPIRKVDYLAGRFFGSFLVSLIPFLGISIGIIFGTWVGQVTGATDAERYGPIVWSAHLNSFLIFAIPNTFLAGAFIFMLAALTRSSITAFIGAIVLLVAQLIAGTFLGDVENEHLAVYFDALGYGPFQLITKYWTVSDKNTRSVGLGDVQELINRVIWIGVGMVLLVITYVRFSFEEKIKKVRKKRREQLVEDAAAAGKVVVRPLQSLPRVTLSYGWSAQWVQMTRVFRTDFLGTVKGTAFIVILFAGLLNMGFSLQYAGKFYGLSSYPVTYQVIQLIRGTISLFLFAIIIFYSGAIIWKERDADLDQIYDTMPHRNWSVFVGKFLAMMGIVAIIQVLCILAGVTAQLLMSYPNVELGQYAVEFLLIDLLRYAPIIMLSMLTHTLVNNKYVAFFIVIALLIANAYVWTPLDVQSNLIQYNASPNYQYSDMNGWGPYVKSFAWFRVYWSLWAAVLAMVAILFWARGKDMSWKSRLRSARQALNGTNRLVFGGLAVALLLVGGFIFYNTNILNHYVTGKVREKQQVAYEQKYKRYEHRPQPRIANVKYTIDVYPEERNLVVNGDYVLVNRSTAPIDSVHMVFANRLEYRIDLERAKQVLDDSLLNYRIYKLSPALAPGDSLHLRFTTRKRTPGFENEVQFTKQISQNGSFFDNFDIAPQIGYQEQGEISDKNDRKKYDLPEKARMPKLERNCTGDCMDHYISNNSDWVMVETTISTSPDQIAVAPGSLLKEWRQTGSDGQPRRYFHYKLDHPSLNFYSFISARYEVAREKWNGIDVEVYYDKKHPYNVRDMLESIKGSLAYYTEHFGPYRHRQARIIEFPRYASFAQAFPGTMPYSESIGFISRIDPEEDIDMVKYVVAHEMGHQWWAHQVIGAYMQGATLLSETQAQYSALMVMEKAYDKGRMKRFLKYEMDRYLSARGTESLKEVPLERVENQGYIHYNKGSAVMYYLKELIGERAVNKALHTLIDQYAYRQPPYPVSYTLVDLFRQQTPDSLQSVITDQFERITVFNNRATAASSKKRPDGQYEVTIDVQAEKFYADSLGRETPTTLNDLIDVGVYGKPAEGKKQGKLLAVRRERMKQKVGKYTFVVKEEPFEAGIDPINFLVDRVPDDNLKRVNKLD from the coding sequence ATGTTTCTACACATATTTACGTTTGAAATCCGCTATTGGCTTCGGCAGCCAATGGTGTATGTTTTCCTGCTTGTTAATGTGCTGATGTTTACCTGGGCAGGGGCTTCCGATGACCTGACCATTGGCGGAACATTTGGGAATATTTATAAAAACGCGCCCTATGTTGTTCAGAACCATTATGGTATCTGGTGCGTTTTTGCCCTGCTCATGACCACGGCTTTTGTTCAGAGTGCCGCCGTCCGCGACTTCACGTACAAAACCAGCCAGATAGTCTTCTCGTCGCCTATCCGCAAAGTCGATTACCTGGCCGGGCGATTTTTTGGCTCGTTCCTGGTCTCACTCATTCCGTTTCTGGGTATCTCGATCGGGATTATTTTCGGGACCTGGGTGGGCCAGGTAACGGGTGCTACCGACGCCGAGCGGTATGGTCCGATTGTGTGGTCAGCGCACCTGAACAGCTTCCTGATTTTTGCCATTCCCAATACCTTTCTGGCCGGAGCGTTTATTTTCATGCTGGCGGCTCTGACGCGCTCCTCGATTACGGCTTTTATCGGGGCTATTGTGTTGCTGGTAGCGCAACTGATAGCGGGTACATTTCTGGGCGACGTGGAGAACGAACACCTCGCAGTCTATTTCGATGCCCTCGGTTACGGCCCATTCCAGCTCATTACGAAATACTGGACCGTCAGCGACAAAAACACTCGCTCGGTGGGCCTGGGTGACGTGCAGGAACTGATCAACAGAGTTATCTGGATAGGTGTTGGGATGGTGTTGCTGGTCATTACGTACGTCCGGTTTTCGTTTGAAGAGAAAATAAAGAAAGTTCGTAAAAAACGGCGCGAACAACTGGTGGAGGATGCCGCTGCGGCAGGGAAAGTAGTTGTTCGCCCGTTGCAATCGCTGCCGCGCGTAACCCTGAGCTACGGCTGGTCGGCGCAGTGGGTACAGATGACGCGCGTATTCCGAACCGATTTCCTGGGAACGGTGAAAGGCACGGCGTTTATTGTGATTCTATTCGCGGGGCTGCTCAACATGGGTTTCTCCCTGCAATATGCCGGGAAATTTTATGGCCTGAGTTCGTATCCCGTTACCTATCAGGTCATTCAGCTTATTCGGGGTACAATCTCCTTGTTTCTGTTTGCTATCATCATTTTCTACTCCGGTGCCATTATCTGGAAGGAGCGTGACGCCGACCTCGACCAGATTTACGATACCATGCCGCACCGTAATTGGTCGGTGTTTGTAGGGAAGTTTCTGGCTATGATGGGCATTGTAGCCATTATTCAGGTGCTGTGCATCCTTGCCGGGGTAACCGCACAACTCCTGATGAGTTACCCGAATGTAGAGTTAGGTCAGTATGCGGTTGAGTTTCTGCTGATCGACCTGTTGCGGTATGCTCCAATCATCATGCTGTCGATGCTGACGCATACGCTGGTGAACAATAAGTACGTCGCGTTTTTTATTGTCATCGCCTTGCTCATTGCCAACGCCTATGTCTGGACCCCACTGGATGTGCAGAGCAATCTGATTCAATACAATGCCTCGCCCAATTACCAATATTCCGACATGAATGGCTGGGGGCCGTATGTTAAATCGTTTGCCTGGTTCCGGGTATATTGGTCGCTGTGGGCCGCCGTGCTGGCAATGGTCGCTATTCTGTTCTGGGCGCGGGGCAAGGATATGTCGTGGAAAAGCCGATTGCGGTCGGCAAGGCAGGCGCTGAATGGCACGAATCGGCTGGTGTTTGGCGGGCTGGCCGTAGCACTATTGCTGGTGGGGGGCTTCATTTTTTATAACACGAATATCCTGAACCACTATGTTACAGGCAAAGTGCGCGAAAAGCAACAGGTCGCTTACGAACAGAAATACAAACGATACGAACATCGTCCACAACCCCGGATCGCGAATGTAAAGTACACCATCGACGTCTATCCCGAAGAGCGAAATCTGGTCGTAAATGGCGATTATGTGCTGGTGAATCGGAGTACGGCACCTATTGATTCGGTGCATATGGTGTTTGCTAACCGGCTGGAGTACAGGATTGATCTGGAGCGGGCAAAACAGGTACTGGACGATTCGCTGTTGAACTATCGTATTTACAAACTTAGTCCCGCCCTGGCTCCCGGCGATTCGCTGCACCTTCGTTTTACGACCCGGAAGCGAACGCCCGGTTTCGAGAATGAGGTGCAGTTCACGAAGCAGATCAGCCAGAATGGTTCGTTTTTCGATAATTTCGATATTGCCCCGCAGATCGGCTATCAGGAGCAGGGCGAAATTTCCGACAAAAACGACCGCAAGAAATACGACCTGCCCGAAAAAGCCCGCATGCCAAAGCTGGAGCGCAACTGCACCGGCGATTGTATGGATCATTACATCAGTAACAACTCCGATTGGGTGATGGTCGAAACAACCATCAGTACCTCACCTGACCAGATCGCTGTGGCACCCGGTTCCTTGTTGAAAGAATGGCGACAGACCGGTTCCGATGGGCAACCCCGGCGCTATTTCCACTACAAACTCGATCACCCCTCGCTTAACTTCTATTCGTTTATTTCTGCCCGGTACGAGGTGGCCCGTGAGAAATGGAACGGCATTGACGTTGAAGTATATTACGATAAAAAGCACCCCTACAACGTTCGGGATATGCTGGAGTCGATCAAGGGTTCGCTGGCGTACTATACTGAACATTTTGGACCGTACCGTCATAGGCAGGCGCGGATCATCGAGTTCCCGCGCTATGCCAGCTTTGCGCAGGCGTTCCCCGGTACCATGCCGTACTCAGAAAGCATTGGCTTCATTTCCCGAATTGATCCCGAAGAAGACATCGACATGGTGAAGTATGTGGTTGCGCACGAGATGGGGCATCAGTGGTGGGCGCACCAGGTTATTGGGGCTTATATGCAGGGTGCTACACTGCTTTCGGAAACGCAGGCTCAGTATTCGGCGCTGATGGTCATGGAAAAAGCCTACGATAAAGGCCGGATGAAGCGGTTCCTGAAATACGAAATGGATCGCTATCTCTCCGCCCGAGGAACGGAATCACTCAAGGAAGTGCCCTTGGAACGAGTCGAAAATCAGGGCTATATTCATTACAACAAGGGGAGCGCGGTGATGTATTACCTGAAAGAATTGATTGGGGAACGCGCCGTGAATAAGGCACTTCATACACTGATTGATCAATATGCTTACCGGCAACCACCTTACCCGGTTTCCTATACTCTGGTGGACCTGTTCCGACAACAAACCCCTGATTCCCTGCAATCAGTGATTACCGATCAGTTTGAGCGCATCACCGTGTTCAACAACCGGGCTACAGCCGCTTCGTCTAAAAAGCGCCCGGACGGTCAGTATGAGGTAACGATTGACGTGCAGGCCGAGAAGTTCTACGCCGATTCGCTGGGCCGCGAAACACCCACGACGCTCAACGATCTGATCGACGTTGGGGTATATGGCAAACCAGCCGAAGGTAAAAAGCAGGGTAAGCTCTTAGCTGTTCGTCGCGAGCGTATGAAGCAGAAAGTGGGGAAATACACCTTTGTGGTGAAGGAAGAACCCTTTGAAGCCGGTATCGACCCCATCAACTTCCTCGTTGATCGGGTGCCCGACGATAACCTGAAGCGGGTGAATAAGCTGGACTAG
- a CDS encoding tetratricopeptide repeat protein, which translates to MKNLSFLFCLFTSIVSYAQHDHHVDDTKTNHNHLAHMQASRAQNVYIHNLPPPKLMTGVGQSKLTIETKSEKAQQYFNQGLSLLHDFWDLEAYRAFKEAIHQDSTAIMPYWGLLQTAGADEDSIYAANKKIAAKKLKTLVKKATEHEKLYAEMAILGDSLKEKAYPEIIKKYELIVHKFPDDIDAKLFLALAKMSGFDTELKPNEGQLYSEFLLRDVQRTEPQNHAFHHYWIHLMEHCCPEQALKSADVLTSLAPTSGHIVHMPGHIYNRVGDYKKAHDTFVAAVKTDSAYMKREGIQEVDNWNYIHNINYLIANCAHDGRHKEGLYYAEKLKNMPISKSRKKIYDGTFFSQGILAPAKMEMAFGYWDRAAAQLEMVQDKDTMYSIANMDYKNGLLFFVKGMDALAKNKLPDAIAYSNSLDAFLWRNEHQSGKDSTLNKFYQNALNTASLELQGCIKRDQGKYNQAIPFLEKAQKQELELGYGEPPLYSRPVAISLARTYEKAGNWDKAADTYQSLLKRFPKSGYVYYGLVNLYTQKGDAEKTRDFETKLKDVSQYGDKGLYALTKQK; encoded by the coding sequence ATGAAGAATCTATCCTTCCTCTTCTGTTTATTTACATCCATTGTGAGTTATGCCCAGCATGATCATCACGTGGATGACACCAAAACGAATCACAATCACCTCGCCCATATGCAGGCGTCGAGGGCGCAGAATGTGTACATTCATAACTTGCCACCCCCTAAGCTGATGACCGGTGTTGGGCAATCGAAACTGACGATTGAAACCAAGTCCGAAAAAGCCCAGCAATACTTCAATCAAGGACTTTCCTTGCTGCACGATTTCTGGGATCTAGAGGCTTACCGGGCGTTTAAAGAAGCCATTCACCAGGACTCAACCGCTATTATGCCGTATTGGGGATTGCTGCAAACGGCGGGCGCGGACGAGGATAGTATCTATGCCGCCAACAAAAAGATAGCGGCCAAAAAGCTAAAAACACTGGTAAAGAAGGCAACAGAACACGAGAAACTGTACGCCGAAATGGCCATTTTAGGCGATTCGCTTAAGGAAAAAGCCTACCCGGAAATCATCAAAAAATATGAGTTGATCGTCCATAAATTTCCCGATGATATTGACGCCAAACTGTTTCTGGCCCTGGCTAAGATGAGTGGTTTCGATACAGAGTTAAAGCCCAACGAAGGGCAGCTCTACAGCGAATTTCTGTTGCGGGATGTGCAGCGAACGGAGCCTCAAAATCATGCGTTCCATCATTACTGGATTCACCTGATGGAGCATTGTTGCCCTGAGCAGGCGCTCAAAAGTGCCGACGTACTAACATCGCTCGCGCCCACCTCAGGGCATATTGTGCACATGCCGGGCCATATTTACAACCGGGTTGGCGATTACAAAAAAGCGCACGATACCTTCGTAGCCGCTGTAAAAACCGACTCGGCTTATATGAAAAGGGAAGGTATTCAAGAGGTCGATAACTGGAATTACATCCACAATATCAATTACCTGATTGCGAACTGTGCGCACGATGGTCGGCACAAGGAGGGGCTGTATTATGCCGAGAAACTAAAAAATATGCCCATATCCAAAAGCCGTAAAAAGATTTATGATGGCACATTTTTTAGTCAGGGAATTCTGGCACCCGCCAAAATGGAGATGGCGTTTGGCTATTGGGATCGGGCGGCTGCGCAGTTAGAAATGGTGCAGGACAAAGACACGATGTACAGTATTGCGAATATGGATTATAAAAACGGGCTATTATTTTTTGTGAAAGGCATGGATGCACTGGCCAAGAACAAGCTCCCGGATGCGATTGCCTATTCGAACAGCCTGGATGCATTTTTATGGCGGAATGAACATCAGAGTGGAAAGGACAGTACGCTCAATAAATTCTACCAAAATGCGTTGAACACGGCATCGCTGGAATTACAAGGCTGTATTAAACGTGATCAGGGAAAATATAATCAGGCGATACCATTTTTGGAGAAAGCTCAGAAACAGGAACTGGAATTAGGCTACGGAGAGCCTCCGCTTTATTCACGACCGGTAGCGATAAGTCTGGCGCGGACCTATGAGAAAGCTGGTAACTGGGATAAGGCTGCCGATACGTATCAGAGCTTATTAAAGCGCTTTCCGAAGAGTGGTTATGTTTATTATGGGTTAGTGAACCTATACACCCAAAAAGGGGACGCCGAAAAGACCCGTGACTTCGAAACAAAGCTGAAAGATGTTAGCCAGTATGGTGATAAAGGGCTATACGCCTTAACGAAGCAGAAGTGA
- a CDS encoding ABC transporter ATP-binding protein encodes MQLIIQHLSKTYPNGVKALDDVSLTIPMGMYGLLGQNGAGKSTLMRTLATLQDADTGTAMLDTLDILNQKDAVRRVLGYLPQEFGVYPKVAATDLLDHFIVLKGITNGKERKELVEALLHRVNLYEHRKKAVSSYSGGMKQRFGIAQALIGNPKLIIVDEPTAGLDPGERNRFYNLLSEIGENVIVILSTHIVQDVMELCNNMAIIHQGRVLYSGSPTDSVAGLTGKIWEKSIAKSDLLTYQQNYNVISSKLVAGKPLIHIYSESTPGESTLGEGFVPAQPDLEDVFFSTIQADTLQLS; translated from the coding sequence ATGCAACTGATTATCCAGCACTTATCCAAGACCTATCCTAATGGCGTCAAGGCATTAGATGATGTATCACTCACGATTCCAATGGGCATGTACGGCCTGCTGGGGCAGAATGGAGCCGGTAAATCGACGCTGATGCGGACACTCGCTACCTTGCAGGACGCCGACACGGGCACGGCAATGCTGGATACTCTCGATATTCTGAATCAGAAGGATGCTGTTCGGCGGGTGCTGGGTTATTTACCGCAGGAGTTTGGGGTGTATCCTAAAGTGGCAGCTACTGACCTGCTGGATCACTTCATCGTCTTGAAAGGCATTACCAATGGAAAAGAACGAAAAGAGCTGGTGGAGGCCTTATTACACCGGGTGAACCTGTACGAGCATCGTAAAAAAGCCGTTAGCAGCTATTCGGGTGGGATGAAGCAACGCTTTGGTATTGCGCAGGCACTCATAGGGAACCCCAAACTGATTATTGTTGATGAGCCAACGGCGGGCCTGGACCCCGGCGAACGCAACCGCTTTTATAATCTGCTGTCGGAAATTGGTGAGAATGTGATTGTGATCCTGTCGACGCACATTGTGCAGGACGTAATGGAGCTCTGTAATAACATGGCCATTATTCATCAGGGCCGCGTGTTGTATAGTGGTTCGCCAACGGATTCGGTGGCGGGGTTGACCGGTAAAATCTGGGAGAAGTCGATTGCTAAAAGTGACTTGCTAACCTACCAGCAGAATTACAACGTTATTTCCAGTAAACTGGTAGCCGGTAAGCCACTAATACACATCTACAGCGAATCCACGCCGGGCGAGTCCACGCTGGGCGAAGGGTTTGTACCTGCCCAGCCTGATCTGGAAGACGTCTTCTTTTCAACCATTCAGGCCGATACACTCCAACTCAGCTAA
- a CDS encoding ATP-binding SpoIIE family protein phosphatase, whose product MDNSAYVRFQAPDRSYLALLKKGINQIAIQAGFQHQRLSEIDLIVAEMASNLIKHGGGGDLFVQHFQSTTQSGIELISIDNGPGMADATKMVRDGVSTTSTLGHGLGSINRLADQVQIYSMKGWGTILLARIFLNPTNAPIPERASGFDFRSLLVAKPGETLCGDGCYLKMTPSHIKLFLGDGLGHGPEAYAAVQTAITAFRHCPDHRPVDIIRYMHRSVTKTRGLVGSVVVYDVASQRWNWCGVGNISTRLSGAMASKNFLSYNGIIGMNLPATMNDHTLPFERGQLLIMCSDGLQSRWDHTRYPFIHRYDLTILAAALYKDYSRQTDDTSVFVGRAHGDHGGIS is encoded by the coding sequence ATGGATAACTCCGCATACGTACGATTTCAGGCCCCCGACCGGAGTTATTTAGCTCTATTAAAAAAAGGAATCAATCAAATTGCAATACAGGCTGGTTTTCAGCACCAGCGACTTAGTGAAATAGACTTAATTGTGGCCGAAATGGCGTCAAACCTGATCAAACATGGTGGAGGGGGTGATCTGTTTGTGCAACATTTTCAATCCACTACGCAGTCGGGTATTGAACTCATCAGCATAGATAACGGTCCTGGTATGGCCGACGCCACCAAAATGGTCAGGGATGGCGTATCTACTACCAGCACGCTGGGTCATGGATTAGGGTCTATTAATCGCCTGGCCGATCAGGTGCAGATTTATTCAATGAAAGGCTGGGGCACGATCCTTCTGGCTCGTATTTTCCTGAACCCGACTAATGCGCCTATTCCTGAACGGGCTTCCGGGTTTGATTTTCGCTCGTTGCTGGTTGCCAAACCGGGTGAGACGTTGTGTGGCGATGGCTGTTATTTAAAAATGACGCCCAGCCACATCAAGTTGTTTCTGGGCGACGGCTTAGGCCACGGTCCTGAAGCCTATGCGGCCGTACAAACCGCTATTACGGCCTTCCGCCATTGTCCAGATCACCGCCCAGTCGATATTATACGGTATATGCACCGTTCAGTAACTAAAACCCGCGGATTGGTTGGTTCTGTTGTTGTTTACGATGTAGCTAGCCAGCGATGGAATTGGTGTGGTGTCGGCAATATTTCAACCCGGCTCAGTGGGGCAATGGCCTCCAAAAATTTTCTGTCTTATAACGGAATTATTGGTATGAATTTGCCGGCTACCATGAACGACCACACCCTGCCTTTTGAACGGGGTCAGTTGTTAATTATGTGTTCGGATGGGTTGCAATCGCGCTGGGACCACACCCGGTATCCGTTCATTCATCGGTATGATTTAACGATCCTGGCTGCCGCTTTATATAAAGATTATTCCCGACAAACGGACGACACCTCCGTATTTGTTGGGCGTGCTCATGGAGATCATGGAGGAATTAGTTAG
- a CDS encoding STAS domain-containing protein: MATTITELLKKNKAQLLDNWLQKQLVSESLRDDLMTNDELRAQSEELISALAKAITDENITQVDSTDFDEVFEILSAVSMSRARQGFSPRETGLYIFGLKEAIIDLLQQHIPDNPMQLFTESQKLNRLLDNFGVITFETFIKGREEVIFRQTEEISDISTPVIQIWEGILALPIIGTLDSSRTQVVMENLLQKIVDTGSSIAILDISGVPAVDSLVAQHLIKTVSATRLMGADCIISGIRPEIAQTVVHLGIDLSNIITKASLASALKHAFSMHRLLVKRADTDKSIR, from the coding sequence ATGGCTACAACAATAACGGAGTTACTAAAAAAGAACAAAGCCCAGTTACTTGACAACTGGCTTCAGAAACAATTAGTGAGTGAAAGTCTTCGGGACGATTTGATGACGAATGACGAATTGCGGGCGCAATCGGAGGAGTTGATCAGTGCATTGGCCAAGGCCATTACAGATGAAAATATAACCCAGGTCGATTCGACAGATTTCGATGAAGTGTTCGAAATTCTGTCGGCCGTTTCAATGTCACGCGCCAGACAGGGGTTTTCTCCCCGCGAAACAGGTCTGTATATCTTCGGTTTAAAAGAGGCCATTATCGACTTGCTCCAGCAGCATATACCCGATAATCCGATGCAGCTATTTACCGAGAGCCAGAAACTAAACAGGCTTCTGGATAATTTCGGCGTCATTACGTTCGAGACGTTTATTAAAGGCCGTGAGGAAGTTATTTTCCGACAGACCGAAGAAATCAGTGATATCTCTACGCCAGTTATTCAGATATGGGAAGGCATTCTGGCACTCCCCATTATTGGCACGCTAGACAGTTCCCGCACACAGGTTGTGATGGAAAACCTGCTGCAGAAGATTGTGGATACCGGGAGTAGTATTGCCATTCTCGATATATCTGGGGTACCCGCCGTCGATTCGCTGGTAGCGCAGCATTTGATCAAGACAGTTAGTGCCACGCGTTTAATGGGAGCCGATTGTATCATCAGTGGCATCCGGCCCGAGATCGCACAAACGGTGGTTCACCTGGGTATCGACCTATCCAACATCATTACCAAAGCGTCGTTGGCCAGCGCCCTCAAGCATGCCTTTAGCATGCACCGGCTGCTGGTTAAGCGGGCAGATACGGATAAGTCTATACGTTAA
- a CDS encoding ATP-binding protein: MEELVRISLDNEMDLILAHKRAMKLVELVGLSLAAQTTFATAVSEVARYAIEQGTGPLLTLCTDRSRGHQYLVAIIEDKNLPVANPLNQSLLYAQRLVEKMEITNTGKGGKIILYYSLPTSRKLSGEQIDQWRAQFDANQPLSAYDEIKRKNEQLQELALRLQASEQHYQRVTNSLPLLIFTANQAGQLLYANTWLTDLTGHSLQSINQTKWAKIIHPDDYDDFWALWAKQAANYLPFQYECRLRDATTQSYLWHLFTAQPVKSEADKVAAWTGFVVNIDAQKLVEQTIRHNEELAQAKAKLEQSQHELESTVRELNRSNEDLSQFAYIASHDLQEPLRKIQQFGDLLQSRDSDLSGESRTYLSRMQSAASRMSVLIKDLLSFSRLSTRRETPTFVTLTSLVNNCLENLSFVIEETQAQIQVHALPTIEGEASQLGQLFQNLLSNALKFHRAGIPPHIYIKSEEITADQLPHAVKPARQSAVYHKIEISDNGIGFDEKYLDRIFQVFQRLHGKNEFAGTGVGLAICQKVATNHGGAITAISQLGEGATFQVYLPVASTIN, from the coding sequence ATGGAGGAATTAGTTAGGATTTCGCTCGATAATGAGATGGACCTGATTCTGGCCCACAAACGGGCCATGAAACTGGTGGAACTGGTTGGTTTATCTCTAGCGGCTCAAACTACGTTTGCTACGGCTGTCTCGGAGGTTGCCCGCTATGCCATTGAGCAGGGTACGGGTCCTCTGTTAACCCTATGTACCGACCGATCGCGTGGTCATCAGTACTTAGTGGCCATTATTGAGGATAAGAATCTTCCTGTAGCCAATCCACTCAATCAGAGCCTGTTATATGCTCAGCGATTGGTGGAGAAGATGGAAATAACCAATACAGGCAAAGGGGGTAAAATCATACTATACTACAGCCTGCCAACGTCACGGAAATTAAGCGGAGAGCAAATTGACCAGTGGCGCGCTCAATTCGATGCCAATCAACCGCTATCCGCTTATGATGAGATTAAGCGGAAAAATGAGCAGTTACAGGAGTTGGCTTTACGCCTACAGGCAAGTGAGCAGCATTACCAGCGGGTAACCAACTCGTTGCCACTACTCATTTTTACGGCTAATCAGGCAGGCCAGTTGCTCTACGCCAATACCTGGCTGACCGACCTTACCGGGCATTCGCTCCAATCCATCAATCAGACCAAATGGGCTAAAATTATTCATCCAGACGACTATGATGACTTCTGGGCATTATGGGCTAAGCAGGCGGCCAACTATTTGCCATTTCAGTATGAATGTAGGCTGCGAGATGCCACGACTCAATCATACCTGTGGCATCTTTTTACAGCCCAACCCGTAAAAAGTGAGGCCGATAAAGTAGCGGCCTGGACGGGCTTTGTGGTCAATATAGACGCACAGAAGCTTGTGGAGCAAACCATTCGGCACAATGAGGAGTTGGCCCAGGCAAAAGCAAAATTGGAGCAATCGCAACATGAATTAGAATCGACCGTTCGCGAATTGAACCGGAGCAATGAAGACCTAAGCCAGTTTGCCTACATTGCCAGTCATGATTTGCAGGAGCCACTGCGCAAAATTCAGCAGTTTGGCGATCTCCTCCAGAGCCGTGACAGTGATTTATCGGGCGAATCCCGAACCTATTTAAGCCGAATGCAATCGGCCGCCAGCCGTATGTCGGTGCTGATCAAAGATTTATTGAGTTTCTCCCGCCTTTCTACCCGTCGTGAAACGCCTACGTTTGTAACCCTTACAAGTCTGGTGAACAATTGCCTGGAGAACTTATCCTTTGTTATCGAAGAAACACAAGCCCAAATCCAAGTGCATGCCCTGCCCACCATTGAGGGAGAAGCGTCACAGCTTGGTCAATTATTTCAAAACTTACTGAGCAATGCCCTAAAGTTCCACCGAGCGGGTATTCCTCCTCACATCTATATTAAGTCAGAGGAAATAACAGCTGACCAGTTGCCACACGCGGTAAAACCAGCCAGACAATCGGCGGTCTATCATAAAATTGAAATCAGCGACAATGGAATTGGTTTCGATGAAAAATACCTGGACCGCATTTTTCAGGTTTTCCAGCGATTGCATGGCAAAAATGAGTTTGCAGGAACAGGAGTTGGCCTAGCCATTTGCCAAAAAGTAGCCACGAACCACGGGGGAGCGATTACAGCCATCAGCCAACTCGGCGAAGGAGCCACCTTTCAGGTTTATTTGCCCGTAGCCAGTACTATTAACTAA